From a single Lolium rigidum isolate FL_2022 chromosome 7, APGP_CSIRO_Lrig_0.1, whole genome shotgun sequence genomic region:
- the LOC124673582 gene encoding uncharacterized protein LOC124673582 translates to MEAHLRELARLPQDLLAVCSSAGWTDQKHMLYLSLLQESFVNRLHDRETSFEGLFSLSPRPSRPKSCRKVEQIRPPCCEDEEDGEDRSTTYDDASDTETGQESRSSCSRASATSCGKSSAFHSGKRERSPSRPADTCKRTTYSCVSSEGSDQNFTDEDVEDTNWIGESRRRRGNKRLK, encoded by the exons ATGGAGGCTCATCTGCGGGAGCTCGCGCGCTTGCCG CAGGACCTTCTGGCGGTATGCTCTTCTGCTGGATGGACGGACCAGAAGCACATGCTCTACCTAAGCTTACTGCAGGAATCCTTTGTGAACCGATTACACGACCGTGAAACCAGCTTCGAGGGACTCTTCAGTCTGTCCCCAAGACCTTCTAGACCCAAGTCCTGCAGAAAGGTTGAGCAGATCAGACCACCCTGCTGTGAGGAtgaggaagatggagaagaccGTTCTACTACGTATGATGATGCATCAGACACCGAGACGGGACAAGagtccaggtccagctgctcccGAGCAAGCGCGACGAGCTGTGGAAAGTCGTCCGCATTCCATTCTGGCAAGCGCGAGCGTTCCCCTTCCAGGCCTGCAG ATACTTGCAAGAGAACCACCTACTCGTGCGTTTCCTCAGAGGGGTCAGATCAAAATTTCACTGACGAGGACGTCGAGGATACGAACTGGATTGGAGAATCCAGACGACGTCGCGGCAACAAGAGACTCAAG
- the LOC124673583 gene encoding uncharacterized protein LOC124673583, protein MEAHLRELARLPQDLLAVCSSAGWTDQKHMLYLSLLQESFVNRLHDRETSFEGLFSLSPRPSRPKSCRKVEQIRPPCCEDEEDGEDRSTTYDDASDTETGQESRSSCSRASATSCGKSSAFHSGKRERSPSRPADTCKRTTYSCVSSRGVRSKFH, encoded by the exons ATGGAGGCTCATCTGCGGGAGCTCGCGCGCTTGCCG CAGGACCTTCTGGCGGTATGCTCTTCTGCTGGATGGACGGACCAGAAGCACATGCTCTACCTAAGCTTACTGCAGGAATCCTTTGTGAACCGATTACACGACCGTGAAACCAGCTTCGAGGGACTCTTCAGTCTGTCCCCAAGACCTTCTAGACCCAAGTCCTGCAGAAAGGTTGAGCAGATCAGACCACCCTGCTGTGAGGAtgaggaagatggagaagaccGTTCTACTACGTATGATGATGCATCAGACACCGAGACAGGACAAGagtccaggtccagctgctcccGAGCAAGCGCGACGAGCTGTGGAAAGTCGTCCGCATTCCATTCTGGCAAGCGCGAGCGTTCCCCTTCCAGGCCTGCAG ATACTTGCAAGAGAACCACCTACTCGTGCGTTTCCTCAAGAGGGGTCAGATCAAAATTTCACTGA